One region of Acaryochloris thomasi RCC1774 genomic DNA includes:
- the ispF gene encoding 2-C-methyl-D-erythritol 2,4-cyclodiphosphate synthase, with protein MTSIRIGNGYDIHQLGPDRPLILGGVQIDHELGLIGHSDADVLTHAIMDALLGALSLGDIGHYFPPTDPQWKGADSLKLLAQVNQLIQEKGWQVGNIDSVIVAEQPKMKPHISEMRDRLSTTLKVQPDQVGIKATTNERLGPTGREEGIVAYTVALLVPLT; from the coding sequence ATGACTTCAATTCGGATTGGCAACGGCTACGACATCCATCAGCTTGGACCGGACCGACCGCTGATTTTAGGCGGGGTTCAAATTGACCATGAGCTAGGACTGATCGGCCACAGCGACGCCGATGTTTTAACCCACGCGATCATGGATGCTCTTTTAGGTGCCCTCAGCCTCGGCGACATTGGTCACTATTTCCCGCCCACCGACCCGCAATGGAAGGGGGCCGATAGTCTGAAGCTGCTGGCCCAGGTCAATCAGCTCATTCAAGAAAAAGGCTGGCAGGTGGGCAATATTGATTCAGTAATTGTGGCCGAGCAACCGAAGATGAAGCCTCATATTAGTGAGATGCGCGATCGCCTTTCTACAACCCTCAAGGTGCAGCCCGACCAGGTGGGCATCAAGGCCACCACCAACGAAAGGCTGGGGCCGACCGGGCGCGAAGAAGGGATTGTCGCCTACACCGTTGCTCTGTTAGTCCCCCTGACTTGA